In Candidatus Schekmanbacteria bacterium, the following proteins share a genomic window:
- the secY gene encoding preprotein translocase subunit SecY, with protein MIETFQNIFKVPELKKRIFFTFALLAVYRIGAHIPVPGIDAQALADFFSANQGSILGFFDMFSGGALRRLTIFALGIMPYISASIILQLLTVVIPALEKLSKEGETGRKKITQYTRYGTVILSMIQGLGISYGLEQMKSPVSGAPLIIEPGWSFRLLSMLTLTAGTAFIMWLGEQITEKGIGNGISLIIFAGIVVRMPSAITNSIQAVNRGDLNAIFMTIVLVFVVVITGVIIFVEKGQRRIPVQYAKRVVGRKVYGGQSTHIPLKVNTAGVIPIIFASSILMFPATIAGFYKNQFTQMITELLSPGSLLYETIYVIMIIFFCYFYTAIIFNPVDLADNMKKYGGFIPGIRPGKRTSDYIDRVLMRITFGGALYLSAVSVLPNLLIVYGHVPFYFGGTALLIVVGVALDTISQIESHLMTRNYEGFLKKGKFKGRR; from the coding sequence GTGATTGAAACATTTCAGAACATATTTAAAGTTCCTGAACTGAAGAAGAGGATTTTTTTTACTTTTGCTCTTCTTGCAGTATATAGGATTGGTGCGCATATTCCCGTTCCCGGTATAGATGCACAGGCGCTTGCAGATTTTTTTAGCGCAAATCAAGGCAGTATACTTGGCTTTTTTGATATGTTTTCAGGCGGGGCATTAAGGCGACTAACAATATTTGCTTTGGGTATAATGCCTTATATTAGCGCATCGATTATTCTTCAGCTTCTCACAGTAGTAATTCCTGCCCTTGAAAAGCTTTCAAAGGAAGGAGAGACAGGAAGAAAAAAGATAACACAATATACGCGTTATGGAACTGTTATTTTAAGTATGATTCAGGGCCTTGGAATAAGCTATGGCCTTGAGCAGATGAAAAGTCCTGTAAGCGGCGCTCCACTGATTATTGAACCGGGATGGTCTTTTCGCCTTCTATCAATGCTTACGCTTACAGCAGGTACTGCATTTATTATGTGGCTTGGCGAACAGATTACAGAAAAGGGCATAGGAAATGGAATATCTCTCATAATTTTTGCAGGAATCGTTGTGAGAATGCCTTCTGCTATAACGAATTCGATTCAGGCAGTAAATCGCGGCGATTTGAACGCAATATTTATGACTATTGTTCTGGTTTTTGTGGTTGTTATAACAGGCGTCATTATTTTTGTTGAGAAGGGACAAAGAAGAATTCCTGTCCAGTATGCAAAAAGGGTAGTAGGAAGAAAGGTGTATGGTGGACAAAGTACGCATATTCCACTGAAAGTAAATACAGCAGGGGTTATTCCTATCATTTTTGCATCATCGATTTTGATGTTCCCGGCAACAATTGCTGGTTTTTACAAAAATCAATTTACTCAAATGATAACAGAATTACTTTCTCCCGGTTCTCTTCTTTATGAAACTATTTATGTAATAATGATAATATTCTTCTGCTACTTTTATACGGCCATAATTTTCAATCCTGTTGATTTAGCTGACAATATGAAAAAATATGGAGGATTTATTCCCGGTATCAGGCCTGGCAAAAGAACATCTGATTATATAGACAGGGTGTTGATGAGAATTACTTTTGGCGGTGCTCTTTATCTTTCTGCCGTTTCAGTTCTTCCTAATCTTTTGATTGTTTATGGCCATGTGCCTTTCTATTTTGGAGGCACTGCTCTTTTAATCGTTGTTGGTGTTGCCCTTGATACGATATCGCAGATAGAATCACATTTGATGACTCGAAACTATGAAGGTTTCCTTAAGAAAGGGAAATTCAAAGGAAGGAGATAA
- a CDS encoding 50S ribosomal protein L15 — translation MVLSNLPSATRSKKRKRVGRGPGSGHGKTSCRGHKGQKSRSGSKRRVWFEGGQMPLQRRVPKRGFTNIFARKPAIINLSELDKIEETTEITPELLYKKGKVKKLANGIKVLGDGELTKALKISAHFFSKKALEKIKNAGGEAIILK, via the coding sequence ATGGTGCTATCAAATTTACCGTCGGCAACAAGGTCGAAAAAGCGCAAAAGAGTAGGAAGAGGACCAGGTTCAGGGCATGGCAAAACATCGTGCCGAGGTCATAAGGGACAGAAATCGCGTTCAGGAAGCAAGAGAAGAGTCTGGTTTGAAGGCGGGCAGATGCCTCTTCAAAGAAGAGTACCGAAGAGAGGGTTTACAAATATCTTTGCAAGAAAACCGGCAATAATAAATCTTTCAGAGTTGGATAAAATTGAAGAGACTACAGAAATAACGCCAGAACTTTTATATAAAAAAGGGAAGGTGAAAAAGTTGGCAAATGGCATAAAAGTACTTGGTGATGGTGAACTGACAAAAGCTTTAAAAATATCTGCCCATTTTTTTAGTAAAAAAGCCCTCGAAAAGATAAAAAATGCCGGCGGAGAAGCAATAATTCTTAAATAG
- a CDS encoding 50S ribosomal protein L30, with protein sequence MGKLKITLKKSIIGSSKKQRAIVKGLGLRRTNHSVVRDDNPMIRGMVKKIPHLLSIEEID encoded by the coding sequence ATGGGAAAATTAAAAATTACGCTTAAAAAAAGCATTATAGGCTCCAGTAAGAAACAAAGGGCAATTGTGAAAGGTCTTGGACTGCGCCGAACCAACCATTCGGTAGTAAGGGATGACAACCCTATGATTCGTGGAATGGTTAAAAAAATTCCACATTTGTTGTCCATTGAAGAGATAGATTGA
- a CDS encoding 30S ribosomal protein S5 codes for MKDLNVDELKLTDKVVRINRVSKVVKGGKRFSFSSLVVVGDGEGHVGYGMGKANEVPESIRKAAERAKKNLYKIPLVNGTIPYQVIGTYRSSKVLLKPAAKGTGVIAGGGVRAVLEILGVTDILTKSLGSANAHNTVKATFDALLKLKPPEKIAQLRDKELDEII; via the coding sequence TTGAAAGACTTAAATGTTGATGAACTGAAACTGACAGACAAAGTTGTCAGAATCAATAGGGTTTCAAAGGTTGTAAAAGGAGGAAAGAGATTTAGTTTTTCTTCACTCGTTGTTGTTGGAGATGGAGAAGGCCATGTCGGTTATGGCATGGGAAAAGCCAATGAAGTGCCTGAATCGATAAGAAAAGCTGCAGAAAGAGCGAAGAAAAACCTTTATAAAATTCCACTTGTCAACGGCACGATACCTTATCAGGTAATAGGGACATATAGAAGCAGTAAAGTATTGTTAAAACCTGCAGCAAAAGGGACAGGAGTTATAGCAGGAGGCGGAGTAAGAGCTGTATTGGAAATTCTTGGCGTGACGGATATTCTTACAAAATCTCTTGGTTCTGCCAATGCTCACAATACAGTAAAAGCAACTTTTGATGCTTTGTTAAAGTTGAAACCTCCAGAGAAGATAGCTCAACTGAGAGATAAAGAATTAGATGAAATAATTTAA
- a CDS encoding 50S ribosomal protein L18 translates to MIFDRNKARKIRHLKIRKRVIGTPERPRLTVFKSARNIYAQIIDDTTGSTLVSCSTLEKGIREKRGNSANKECAKIVGETIAKKALEKNISSVVFDRSGYRYHGKVKILADAAREAGLKF, encoded by the coding sequence TTGATTTTTGATAGAAATAAAGCAAGAAAGATTAGACATCTAAAAATAAGAAAAAGGGTTATAGGTACTCCTGAAAGACCAAGACTTACGGTTTTCAAGAGTGCAAGGAATATTTATGCACAGATAATTGACGATACAACGGGTTCAACTTTGGTTTCATGCAGTACTTTGGAAAAGGGCATTAGAGAAAAAAGGGGGAATTCAGCGAACAAAGAATGCGCTAAAATTGTTGGTGAAACAATAGCTAAGAAAGCGCTTGAGAAAAATATTTCGTCGGTAGTATTTGATAGAAGCGGATATCGTTATCATGGGAAAGTGAAAATTCTTGCAGATGCTGCAAGAGAAGCGGGTCTTAAGTTTTAG
- a CDS encoding 50S ribosomal protein L6: MSRIGKKPILFEEGVSVEVKNREVHVKGPLGKSHIRIPEGISVKVEAGQILVNIEDESIDKMKAKQGLVRSLVNNMVIGVTKGFQKKLQIVGVGYKSQVQGKELVLNIGFSHPVNYKIPEGIKIEVDKQTEITVSGIDKQAVGQTAAEIRGFYPPEPYKGKGIRYADEYVRTKVGKTGA; encoded by the coding sequence ATGTCTCGTATAGGTAAAAAACCCATACTTTTTGAAGAAGGGGTTTCAGTTGAGGTAAAAAATCGTGAAGTCCACGTAAAGGGGCCATTGGGAAAGTCACATATAAGAATTCCTGAGGGTATATCTGTCAAAGTGGAAGCAGGACAAATTTTGGTCAATATCGAGGATGAGAGCATAGATAAGATGAAGGCAAAGCAGGGGCTTGTAAGAAGTCTTGTGAATAATATGGTTATTGGAGTAACTAAGGGATTTCAGAAAAAGCTTCAGATCGTAGGTGTTGGCTATAAGTCGCAAGTTCAGGGTAAGGAACTGGTATTGAATATAGGTTTTTCACATCCCGTGAATTACAAGATCCCTGAAGGAATCAAGATAGAGGTGGATAAGCAAACAGAGATTACAGTGAGCGGTATTGATAAACAGGCGGTGGGACAAACGGCCGCTGAAATAAGAGGTTTTTATCCTCCTGAGCCCTACAAGGGGAAGGGTATAAGATATGCAGATGAATATGTGAGAACAAAGGTTGGGAAAACAGGAGCATAA
- a CDS encoding 30S ribosomal protein S8, with product MMTDRIADLLTRIRNGIRAKHEEVIIPSSKMKLSIVKILKEEGYIKDYSEEKDERGHPCIKVVLKYDSEGNSVISGLKRLSKPGRRLYEKAASLPKSLGGYGIVLVSTSKGIMTDKKCREENLGGEILCEIW from the coding sequence ATGATGACAGACCGTATTGCTGATTTATTGACAAGAATACGCAATGGAATTAGAGCGAAACACGAAGAGGTTATAATTCCTTCTTCAAAAATGAAACTTTCAATAGTAAAGATTTTGAAGGAAGAAGGTTATATAAAAGATTATTCGGAAGAAAAAGATGAAAGAGGACATCCATGCATCAAGGTAGTTTTGAAGTATGATTCTGAAGGCAATTCAGTAATATCCGGTTTGAAACGCCTGAGCAAACCGGGAAGGCGTCTTTATGAGAAAGCTGCAAGTCTTCCAAAATCTCTTGGCGGATATGGTATTGTTTTAGTATCTACATCGAAGGGGATAATGACGGATAAGAAATGCAGGGAAGAGAATCTTGGCGGAGAGATTCTTTGTGAAATATGGTAG
- a CDS encoding type Z 30S ribosomal protein S14 — protein sequence MAKKSLISKAKRKPKFKVRAYNRCKICGRPRAYMRKFEMCRICFRKLAHEGQLPGLMKASW from the coding sequence ATGGCAAAGAAATCACTGATAAGCAAGGCAAAGAGGAAACCTAAATTTAAAGTAAGGGCATATAATCGCTGCAAAATTTGCGGTAGGCCCAGAGCGTATATGAGAAAGTTTGAAATGTGCCGTATATGTTTTCGTAAACTGGCGCATGAAGGCCAATTGCCAGGCCTTATGAAGGCAAGTTGGTAG